The candidate division WOR-3 bacterium genomic sequence GGGCCCGGGGATACCCCCGGGCCCCTTCTATTAGCCCTGATCCGCTTCGACGTCGTCAGCCTCGCGACCCAACTCAGCGAAGGCTCGGGATTCTGGTCTCCGCTCGGCAGGACGATGATTGGCGGCATGATGGTTTCCACCTACCTGCCGCTCGTCTTCATCCCGGTCCTCTACGTCATCTTAGAGAACCACTTTGAACGCGCCCGCCAGCGCCGCGCCGCCGCGGCCCGAGGGA encodes the following:
- a CDS encoding efflux RND transporter permease subunit, translating into MIRFDVVSLATQLSEGSGFWSPLGRTMIGGMMVSTYLPLVFIPVLYVILENHFERARQRRAAAARGT